A portion of the Homalodisca vitripennis isolate AUS2020 chromosome 2, UT_GWSS_2.1, whole genome shotgun sequence genome contains these proteins:
- the LOC124355238 gene encoding lachesin-like: MKGNTIEQATPKPTRPTTKRPTTTTLAPTTSATQLPVFDTNVITNVSAPLGGTAYLHCKVRYLTARTVSWVRRRDWHILSSGLMTYTNDDRFTVLHADNSEDWHLQIKFVQKRDNGTYECQVSTGVGTISHYYHLHVVTPYAYIEGNGEYHIGEGSTISLVCIVENSPSPPQYVFWYHNDRMINYDTERGGVEVGTEVRGENTQSTLTVNHATSADSGNYTCRAPNTAQDTIYVFVSKEGDNTAAIQRLETSSSGMHSATLLLSACLIFHCAFL; the protein is encoded by the exons ATGAAAGGGAATACTATAGAGCAAGCGACACCAAAGCCGACACGGCCGACCACCAAGAGGCCTACGACCACGACACTTGCTCCCACCACGTCCGCTACTCAACTTCCAGTGTTCGACACGAACGTCATCACCAATGTGTCCGCCCCACTCGGTGGTACGGCTTATCTGCACTGCAAGGTCCGCTATCTTACTGCTCGCACG GTGTCATGGGTGCGACGACGTGACTGGCACATCCTCAGCTCGGGCTTGATGACTTACACTAACGACGACCGATTCACAGTGCTGCATGCCGACAACTCCGAAGATTGGCACCTGCAAATAAAGTTCGTGCAAAAGAGGGATAATGGAACTTATGAGTGTCag GTGTCAACAGGTGTCGGAACCATCTCCCACTACTACCACCTTCACGTTGTCACGCCATATGCTTACATAGAAGGCAATGGGGAGTATCACATCGGCGAGGGCAGTACTATAAGCCTCGTCTGCATTGTGGAAAAT AGCCCATCACCACCTCAGTACGTGTTCTGGTACCACAACGACCGAATGATCAACTACGACACTGAGAGGGGTGGTGTGGAAGTGGGCACGGAAGTGAGAGGGGAGAACACTCAGAGCACGCTGACCGTGAACCACGCCACTTCTGCCGACTCTGGCAACTACACTTGCCGCGCACCCAACACTGCGCAGGATACTATCTACGTGTTTGTCTCCAAGG AGGGTGACAACACTGCGGCTATACAGAGGCTGGAGACTTCATCCTCTGGGATGCACAGCGCCACGCTTCTGCTCTCCGCATGTCTCATATTTCATTGTGCCTTTCTCTGA